In one Echinicola marina genomic region, the following are encoded:
- a CDS encoding TfoX/Sxy family protein, with protein sequence MAYNTFLADRIEHVLQHAGKPFEAKKMMGGLCFMVDGKMCIGVHEDRIMARVGPDQYQEALQQAGCMEMNFTGRSMKGFVFIDGNVVDTEPQLEYWVEKCLEFNPKAKSSKKK encoded by the coding sequence ATGGCATATAATACCTTTTTAGCGGATCGGATAGAGCATGTTTTGCAGCATGCCGGCAAACCTTTTGAAGCAAAGAAGATGATGGGAGGCCTTTGCTTTATGGTCGATGGTAAAATGTGCATTGGTGTTCATGAGGACCGCATCATGGCCAGAGTAGGTCCAGATCAATATCAGGAGGCACTCCAACAGGCAGGATGTATGGAGATGAATTTCACAGGTAGAAGTATGAAGGGCTTTGTGTTTATAGATGGGAATGTGGTGGACACCGAGCCGCAATTGGAATATTGGGTGGAAAAATGCCTGGAATTTAATCCTAAGGCAAAGTCAAGCAAAAAGAAATAG
- a CDS encoding MFS transporter, translating to MKPAKRILPLIVFSQFCCTSIWFASNAVMGSLLESFDLSSTALGHLTSAVQLGFIFGTLIFALLSVADRFSPSRVFLFCAVLGGLFNLGLVWPGNTLVSLIVMRFLAGLCLAGIYPVGMKIAADYYEHGLGKSLGFLVGALVLGTAFPHFLQAFIGDLSWVYVIIFISALAVLGGFLIGQFVPDGPYRKAAAGLDLSAIFKVFRIREFSTAAIGYFGHMWELYAFWAFVPFILVSYGAFHPHVHLDISLWSFLIIGMGSLGCILAGYLYINQGAKKIASMALAISGLCCLVSPLIFLQPSPVLLIIFLLIWGLAVVADSPLFSTMVAQNAPADFKGTALTIVNSLGFALTIFSIQLLNYFRASVDVHYLFIVLAVGPAVGLSFLWKGKS from the coding sequence ATGAAGCCCGCTAAAAGAATTCTTCCACTGATAGTATTCAGCCAGTTTTGCTGTACTTCCATTTGGTTTGCCAGCAATGCCGTGATGGGAAGCCTTTTGGAAAGTTTTGACCTTAGCAGTACTGCCTTGGGCCATCTTACCTCAGCTGTTCAGTTGGGGTTTATTTTTGGAACATTAATATTTGCATTATTAAGTGTTGCAGACCGCTTTTCACCCTCCAGGGTGTTTTTGTTTTGTGCTGTATTGGGAGGACTTTTTAATTTGGGGCTGGTTTGGCCCGGGAATACTTTAGTTAGCTTGATTGTGATGCGGTTTTTGGCAGGTTTATGTTTGGCTGGGATTTATCCAGTGGGAATGAAGATTGCAGCAGATTATTATGAACATGGATTGGGTAAGTCTTTAGGCTTTTTGGTTGGTGCATTGGTTTTGGGAACAGCTTTTCCACACTTTCTTCAGGCATTTATAGGTGATCTTTCTTGGGTATATGTGATTATTTTTATTTCAGCTTTAGCCGTTTTAGGAGGTTTTTTGATTGGGCAGTTTGTGCCTGATGGACCATACAGGAAAGCAGCGGCTGGTCTTGATTTATCAGCTATTTTTAAAGTGTTTCGAATTAGGGAGTTCAGCACTGCCGCGATCGGATATTTTGGACATATGTGGGAGTTGTATGCTTTTTGGGCATTTGTTCCCTTTATATTGGTCAGTTATGGCGCCTTCCATCCTCATGTTCATTTGGATATTTCATTATGGTCTTTCCTGATAATCGGAATGGGCAGCTTGGGCTGTATTTTGGCTGGCTACCTTTATATCAACCAAGGAGCCAAAAAGATAGCTTCAATGGCTTTGGCCATATCAGGCTTATGCTGTTTGGTATCGCCTCTGATTTTTCTTCAGCCTTCTCCCGTTCTACTGATTATATTCCTTTTAATTTGGGGCTTAGCAGTGGTGGCAGATTCACCTTTGTTTTCTACTATGGTCGCACAAAATGCTCCGGCGGATTTTAAAGGAACGGCATTGACCATTGTGAACAGTTTGGGGTTTGCATTGACAATTTTCAGTATTCAGCTTTTGAATTATTTTAGGGCTTCTGTCGATGTCCATTATCTTTTTATTGTACTTGCTGTGGGCCCTGCTGTAGGTTTGTCTTTCTTGTGGAAAGGAAAGAGCTAA